One window of Pseudomonas sp. ML2-2023-3 genomic DNA carries:
- a CDS encoding copper chaperone PCu(A)C — translation MLNLSLFKHVVIAAAVLLPACFANAHEYKSGDLEIAHPWSQELPPNAPTVAAYFVIHNTGSSADRLVSVDTPIADKAELHQHVMEGDLMKMLPVASVDVPPGGTVTFAPMAYHVMMFGLKDRSLLQDGKHFPLTLHFEKAGAVPVEVNVQKQAPADSMEHMHAH, via the coding sequence ATGTTGAACCTTTCCCTGTTCAAGCACGTCGTGATCGCGGCGGCTGTGTTGCTGCCTGCCTGTTTTGCCAACGCCCATGAATACAAAAGCGGCGACCTTGAAATCGCCCACCCCTGGTCGCAAGAGCTGCCGCCCAACGCCCCGACCGTGGCTGCCTATTTCGTCATTCACAACACCGGCAGCAGCGCCGACCGCCTGGTCAGCGTCGACACGCCCATTGCCGATAAAGCCGAACTGCATCAGCACGTGATGGAGGGCGACTTGATGAAAATGCTGCCCGTCGCCAGCGTCGACGTGCCGCCCGGTGGCACCGTCACGTTTGCGCCCATGGCGTACCACGTGATGATGTTCGGCCTCAAGGACCGCAGCCTGCTGCAGGACGGCAAGCACTTCCCGCTGACCCTGCATTTTGAAAAGGCAGGCGCCGTACCGGTTGAGGTCAATGTGCAGAAACAGGCCCCGGCCGACAGCATGGAACACATGCACGCCCACTAA
- a CDS encoding cobalt-precorrin-6A reductase yields MKRILLLGGVTEALAIARTLGPQHVYSLAGVGRVPTDLTCEVRVGGYGGAEGLARYIRDEGIDLLLDATHPYAAQISQNAALAAAASTIPCWALRRPAWVAQPDDDWREVAHWSELVQALKPFKRPLFTLGREPLEHVHEIPEQQFWTLRALDVYPGNERCEVIGARGPFLIDEERALFEQRRIDVLISKNSGSSATEPKLEVARERGVPVLILKRPVLAQVDREFLTTKDVLEALAQERCLL; encoded by the coding sequence ATGAAGCGGATACTGTTGCTCGGTGGCGTCACCGAAGCGCTGGCCATCGCCCGCACCCTGGGCCCGCAACATGTCTACAGCCTGGCCGGTGTAGGCCGGGTGCCGACGGACCTGACCTGCGAGGTACGGGTGGGCGGTTATGGCGGCGCTGAAGGTCTGGCCCGGTACATTCGCGACGAGGGTATCGATTTGCTGCTGGACGCCACTCACCCCTACGCCGCGCAAATCAGCCAGAACGCGGCCCTCGCCGCGGCCGCCAGCACTATCCCGTGCTGGGCCCTGCGCCGCCCCGCGTGGGTTGCGCAACCGGATGATGACTGGCGCGAAGTGGCGCACTGGAGCGAACTGGTCCAAGCCCTCAAGCCTTTCAAGCGCCCGCTGTTCACCTTGGGCCGCGAGCCGCTGGAGCATGTGCATGAGATCCCCGAACAGCAGTTCTGGACCTTGCGCGCCCTCGACGTCTATCCGGGCAATGAGCGTTGCGAAGTGATCGGCGCACGGGGCCCGTTCCTGATCGACGAAGAGCGCGCCTTGTTCGAGCAGCGCCGGATCGATGTGTTGATCAGCAAGAACAGCGGCAGCAGCGCCACCGAGCCCAAGCTGGAAGTGGCCCGTGAACGCGGGGTGCCCGTGTTGATCCTCAAGCGGCCGGTGTTGGCACAGGTGGATCGGGAGTTTTTGACGACCAAGGACGTGCTGGAGGCGTTGGCGCAGGAACGTTGTCTGTTGTGA
- a CDS encoding transposase — MISYYVGLDVSKATVDVGFLPANYPQFQVSNDLEGFTRLITCLNELEVGRILLEATGGYERALLRALRLEGLNVFRVNPKRARDYARAMGKIAKTDKIDAQMLAKFARDFEDLPHVEPNKDRDELGELLKLRGSLVKSRDSDKRRMKQTTCAKAISTYTDHIAYLEGQIKSLGKEIEDASTVLDQEKARRLRSVKGIGAITCATLLAFLPELGTVSGRKIAALAGLAPYNNDSGKKSGPRSIEGGRYTVRGATYMSTWSMVQHDPQVKAEYEALRARGKLAKVAVVACMRKLLIRLNAMLRDGTGWREKKSQAPHFDNK, encoded by the coding sequence ATGATTTCCTACTACGTTGGTCTCGATGTTTCGAAAGCGACTGTGGATGTGGGGTTTCTTCCTGCAAATTACCCGCAGTTTCAGGTCAGTAATGACCTTGAGGGCTTCACTCGGCTGATCACATGCCTGAACGAGCTTGAGGTGGGGCGGATCTTGCTTGAAGCCACCGGCGGCTATGAAAGGGCATTGCTCAGAGCCTTGCGGTTGGAGGGTTTGAATGTCTTTCGCGTCAATCCCAAACGCGCTCGCGACTATGCGAGAGCTATGGGCAAGATAGCTAAAACCGATAAGATCGATGCTCAGATGCTGGCGAAGTTTGCGAGAGATTTCGAGGACTTGCCGCATGTTGAACCGAATAAGGATCGGGATGAGCTGGGCGAATTGCTCAAGCTGCGAGGCAGCTTGGTCAAGAGCCGGGACAGCGACAAGCGCCGGATGAAGCAAACCACATGCGCTAAAGCCATATCCACTTACACCGATCACATCGCTTACCTGGAGGGCCAGATCAAGTCATTGGGTAAGGAGATTGAAGATGCCTCGACCGTGCTGGATCAGGAGAAAGCCAGACGACTGAGGTCGGTGAAAGGGATCGGAGCCATCACCTGCGCAACGCTCTTGGCATTTCTTCCTGAGCTCGGAACCGTGTCGGGACGCAAGATTGCGGCTTTGGCAGGGTTAGCGCCCTACAACAACGATAGTGGCAAGAAGAGCGGCCCCAGATCAATCGAGGGCGGGCGCTATACAGTGCGTGGCGCAACCTATATGTCGACCTGGTCAATGGTCCAGCACGATCCGCAAGTCAAAGCCGAATATGAGGCTCTGCGAGCGCGAGGCAAGCTTGCGAAGGTCGCTGTTGTGGCATGCATGCGCAAGCTATTGATTCGTCTTAACGCAATGCTGCGAGATGGCACGGGTTGGAGGGAGAAGAAATCTCAGGCCCCGCATTTTGATAACAAATGA
- the cbiE gene encoding precorrin-6y C5,15-methyltransferase (decarboxylating) subunit CbiE: protein MSPWLTIVGIGEDGFSGLGKNARRTLLGAATVFGAQRQLNLLPACIRAERQAWPSPFSLAPVLALRGQPVCVLASGDPMLFGVGASLARVIASDEMQVLSSPSSFSLAAARLGWPLQDVVTLSVVARPVAALNAHLHSGVRLLVLSNDGKSPAAIAALLRERGFGPSRLHVLEHVGGPAERRVEASANDWSDPPIAALNLIAIDCLADDSAQPLSRTGGLPDSAFAHDGQLTKRDVRAITLARLAPLPGQLLWDVGAGSGSIGIEWMRTWPSCRTLAIEADTGRQQLIEHNRDALGVPGLQLIRGKAPQALEGLERPDAIFIGGGVTREGVLDTCWQQLKPGGRLVANAVTLQSEMLLMSWRERHGGELTRVHIAQAQPLGEFDTWRQALPITLLDVTKPLDA, encoded by the coding sequence ATGTCGCCCTGGCTAACAATTGTGGGAATCGGTGAAGACGGCTTTAGCGGGCTGGGCAAAAATGCGCGTCGCACCTTGCTCGGCGCAGCCACGGTGTTCGGCGCCCAGCGTCAGCTCAACCTGCTGCCCGCCTGTATTCGCGCCGAACGCCAAGCGTGGCCAAGTCCCTTTTCCCTGGCGCCAGTGCTGGCATTGCGCGGCCAGCCGGTCTGCGTTCTGGCCAGCGGCGACCCGATGCTGTTTGGGGTCGGCGCCAGCCTGGCGCGAGTGATTGCCAGCGATGAGATGCAAGTGCTGTCGTCACCGTCATCCTTCTCTCTGGCGGCCGCTCGCCTGGGTTGGCCACTGCAGGACGTGGTCACGCTGTCTGTGGTGGCCCGCCCGGTGGCGGCCCTTAACGCGCACCTGCACAGCGGCGTACGCCTGCTGGTCTTGAGCAATGACGGTAAAAGCCCGGCCGCCATCGCCGCCCTGCTGCGCGAACGTGGCTTTGGCCCCAGCCGCCTGCATGTGCTGGAACACGTGGGCGGCCCGGCGGAACGACGGGTAGAAGCCAGTGCCAATGACTGGAGCGACCCGCCCATCGCCGCCCTTAACTTGATTGCCATCGACTGCCTGGCCGACGACAGCGCCCAGCCGCTGTCACGCACCGGCGGGCTCCCGGACAGCGCCTTTGCCCATGATGGCCAGCTGACCAAGCGCGATGTGCGCGCCATCACCCTTGCCCGCCTAGCCCCCTTGCCCGGCCAATTGCTCTGGGACGTGGGCGCGGGCAGCGGCTCGATTGGCATCGAGTGGATGCGCACCTGGCCCAGCTGCCGCACCCTGGCGATTGAAGCGGATACCGGGCGCCAGCAATTGATTGAACACAACCGCGATGCCCTGGGCGTACCCGGCTTGCAACTGATTCGTGGCAAGGCCCCGCAAGCCCTTGAAGGGCTGGAGCGCCCGGACGCGATCTTTATTGGCGGCGGCGTGACCCGCGAAGGTGTGCTCGACACGTGCTGGCAGCAGCTCAAGCCCGGCGGGCGACTGGTGGCCAATGCCGTCACCCTGCAAAGTGAAATGCTCTTGATGAGCTGGCGTGAGCGCCATGGCGGTGAGCTGACACGGGTCCACATCGCCCAGGCACAACCCTTGGGCGAGTTCGACACCTGGCGCCAGGCGTTGCCCATTACTCTTCTAGACGTGACCAAACCCCTCGATGCGTGA
- a CDS encoding DUF2946 domain-containing protein, whose translation MSPIRGSWLSLFAMLMIFIGPLISQSMPMDHHDSMPMPMSMDMGMDMSAHAEHKQPSTDHHAIWAKCGYCTLLFSCPALPGTPDLALHSAPTLNSYLAANPRLGHARQPVFPGARSRAPPVFL comes from the coding sequence ATGTCGCCCATTCGCGGCAGCTGGCTGAGCCTGTTTGCCATGTTGATGATCTTTATCGGCCCGCTGATTTCCCAGTCGATGCCGATGGATCATCACGACTCCATGCCAATGCCCATGTCGATGGATATGGGCATGGACATGTCTGCGCACGCCGAACATAAACAACCCTCCACCGACCACCATGCCATCTGGGCAAAGTGCGGCTACTGCACGTTGCTGTTCAGTTGCCCGGCACTACCCGGCACGCCCGACCTGGCCCTTCACAGCGCGCCAACACTCAACAGCTATCTGGCTGCCAACCCCCGCCTGGGCCATGCCCGGCAACCGGTCTTCCCCGGCGCCCGCTCCCGCGCACCGCCTGTATTCCTTTAA
- a CDS encoding DUF2946 domain-containing protein — MSRQRFAFAWIACFAVLFNMLAMSTAGAMGDAKNAVTEQFMWSSFCTSTGTKMVAVSLGKLDAGDSQKDEHSTMQHCWCCSGAAPLVALPAHVPSLYFAAIEHGHSLVPDHLKRPTPRQQWPSLNPRASPLV; from the coding sequence ATGTCCCGACAACGGTTTGCATTTGCCTGGATCGCCTGCTTTGCAGTGCTGTTCAACATGCTCGCCATGTCGACGGCCGGCGCGATGGGTGACGCCAAAAACGCTGTAACCGAGCAATTCATGTGGAGCAGCTTTTGCACCTCCACCGGCACCAAGATGGTCGCCGTTTCCCTGGGCAAGCTTGACGCCGGCGACAGCCAGAAAGACGAACACTCCACCATGCAGCATTGCTGGTGCTGTTCAGGCGCAGCCCCGCTGGTGGCGTTGCCCGCGCATGTTCCCTCGCTGTATTTTGCAGCCATCGAGCACGGCCACAGCCTGGTCCCCGATCACCTCAAACGCCCCACCCCGCGCCAGCAATGGCCGAGCCTCAACCCCCGCGCCTCACCCCTGGTCTGA
- a CDS encoding cobalt-precorrin-5B (C(1))-methyltransferase has translation MRDETGEQPAPLRSGLTTGSCATATSLAAARLLLGGASHDAVEITLPKGKKVQMRLEFCRLSEDGAEAGTIKDAGDDPDVTHGALLYSRVRLRPEPGIGFVAGRGVGTVTRPGLVLNVGEPAINPVPRKMITDHLQQLASELNYNGGFEVTVNVQDGEALALKTMNPRLGILGGLSILGTSGIVRPFSCAAYIASIHQGIDVAKTNGYLHIAACTGNASEDTMRRVYNLPEIALIEMGDFVGAVLKHLRKVPVDKLSICGGFGKISKLAAGHMDLHSRHSSIDLPQLARWAADMGADQALQEAIRQANTSQQALAMASAAGIALGDAVCQHALDFARSVVPAQVQVEVFAIDRQGGIVGHAGAFA, from the coding sequence ATGCGTGACGAAACCGGCGAACAACCCGCTCCGCTGCGCAGTGGCCTGACCACCGGCAGCTGCGCCACCGCCACCAGCCTGGCCGCTGCCCGCTTGCTGCTGGGCGGCGCCAGCCACGACGCGGTGGAAATCACCTTGCCCAAGGGTAAAAAGGTGCAGATGCGCCTGGAGTTCTGCCGCCTGAGCGAAGACGGCGCCGAAGCGGGCACCATCAAGGATGCGGGCGACGACCCGGACGTCACCCACGGCGCACTGCTGTACTCGCGGGTGCGTCTGCGCCCGGAACCGGGTATCGGTTTTGTCGCCGGACGCGGCGTCGGCACCGTGACCCGTCCGGGGCTGGTGCTGAACGTGGGCGAGCCGGCGATCAATCCAGTGCCGCGCAAGATGATCACCGACCATTTGCAGCAACTGGCCAGCGAGCTGAATTACAACGGCGGCTTTGAAGTGACCGTCAACGTGCAGGACGGCGAAGCCCTGGCCCTGAAAACCATGAATCCGCGCCTGGGCATTCTCGGCGGGTTGTCGATCCTGGGCACCAGCGGCATTGTCCGCCCGTTTTCCTGCGCAGCCTATATCGCCTCGATCCATCAAGGCATCGACGTGGCCAAAACCAATGGCTACCTGCATATCGCCGCCTGCACCGGCAATGCCAGCGAAGACACCATGCGCCGGGTGTACAACCTGCCTGAAATCGCCCTGATCGAAATGGGTGACTTCGTCGGCGCGGTACTCAAGCACCTGCGCAAAGTCCCTGTGGATAAGTTGAGCATTTGCGGCGGCTTCGGAAAAATCAGCAAGCTGGCTGCCGGGCATATGGACCTGCACAGCCGTCACTCCAGCATCGACCTGCCACAACTGGCCCGGTGGGCCGCCGACATGGGTGCAGACCAGGCGCTGCAAGAGGCGATTCGTCAGGCCAACACCAGCCAGCAAGCCTTGGCGATGGCCAGCGCGGCAGGTATCGCGCTGGGCGATGCGGTGTGCCAGCACGCACTGGATTTTGCCCGCAGCGTGGTGCCTGCCCAGGTGCAGGTTGAAGTATTTGCCATCGACCGTCAGGGCGGGATCGTTGGCCACGCAGGAGCCTTTGCATGA
- the cobG gene encoding precorrin-3B synthase, translated as MILPPEPSVTTPVRPSACPGLLRIVQAMDGGICRVKLDGGSITAAQALAVADVSQRYASGVIEATNRGNLQIRGVGPQHAALIGPLLDAGLGPATAASDDVRNLMLSPTAGIDRDLLIDTWPLAHQVLDSLQNTARFAELSAKFAVQLDGGEALAMLEHHHDLWLSTVDLNGQTLLAFGLAGCPAHDPALAGVPVEHGHAVVLAVLTLFLDLARLEHIRMRHLLKELPVETFMAQLAQRLPVPLIALSSWRREPGAASLHIGTYPQRDTERVYIGAAPPLGRLSAIMLEGLAHLAREYGDGTLRFTPWQSVLLPNLRAADAPTVTRQLHGLGLSCDAALPLAHLIACTGSSACAKGLADTKQDARQLAALLTAPKTIHLTGCLRSCAAAHVAPVTLLAVAPGHYDLYLRAPEQPGFGVLRERNLTIEAAGAWLEARQRSNTDD; from the coding sequence TTGATTTTGCCACCTGAACCTTCTGTCACGACGCCTGTGCGCCCTTCGGCGTGCCCGGGGCTACTGCGCATTGTCCAGGCGATGGATGGCGGTATCTGTCGGGTCAAGCTGGACGGCGGCTCTATTACGGCCGCACAGGCGCTCGCGGTGGCCGATGTTAGCCAGCGCTATGCCAGTGGTGTGATCGAGGCGACTAACCGGGGCAACCTGCAAATTCGAGGGGTTGGTCCGCAGCATGCCGCGTTGATCGGTCCCTTGCTGGACGCAGGGCTGGGGCCCGCCACGGCTGCCAGTGATGATGTGCGCAACCTGATGCTCAGCCCCACGGCAGGTATTGACCGGGATCTGTTGATCGATACCTGGCCTCTGGCCCATCAAGTCCTCGACAGCCTGCAAAACACGGCGCGTTTTGCCGAGTTGTCCGCCAAGTTCGCCGTGCAACTGGACGGCGGTGAAGCGCTGGCGATGCTTGAACATCATCACGACCTTTGGTTGTCTACCGTTGACCTAAATGGCCAGACGCTACTGGCCTTTGGTCTGGCAGGCTGCCCGGCACACGATCCTGCCCTGGCTGGCGTGCCCGTCGAGCACGGGCATGCAGTGGTGCTGGCGGTACTTACGCTGTTCCTCGACCTGGCCCGCCTCGAGCACATTCGCATGCGCCACCTGCTCAAAGAGCTGCCGGTCGAGACGTTTATGGCGCAGTTGGCACAGCGCCTGCCGGTACCGCTCATTGCGCTTTCGAGCTGGCGACGGGAGCCCGGCGCGGCGTCCTTGCACATCGGAACGTACCCACAACGCGACACGGAACGGGTCTATATCGGCGCCGCTCCGCCGCTGGGACGGCTGAGTGCGATCATGCTTGAGGGGTTGGCGCATCTGGCCCGGGAGTATGGTGATGGCACGTTGCGGTTTACCCCGTGGCAAAGTGTGCTGCTGCCCAACCTGCGGGCTGCAGATGCGCCAACCGTCACGCGCCAGTTACACGGGCTGGGGTTGAGCTGTGATGCGGCCCTGCCGCTGGCGCACCTGATCGCCTGCACCGGCTCCAGCGCCTGTGCCAAAGGCCTGGCCGACACCAAGCAGGATGCCCGCCAGTTGGCCGCGTTGTTGACTGCGCCCAAGACGATCCATTTGACCGGCTGCCTGCGTTCTTGCGCGGCAGCCCATGTTGCGCCGGTCACATTGCTGGCCGTGGCGCCCGGTCATTACGACCTTTATTTACGTGCCCCAGAGCAGCCGGGATTCGGTGTTCTGCGTGAGCGCAACCTTACTATTGAAGCGGCAGGCGCCTGGCTTGAGGCCCGCCAACGGAGCAACACCGATGATTGA